A stretch of DNA from Actinomycetota bacterium:
GGTGATAAGCGAGGACGCGCCCGGAACCGCCTCCACCGCAATCCCTCTGTCGATACAACGCTTGATAAGCTTGTGTCCGGGGTCTGAAATGCCCGGCATGCCGGCATCCGAGACGAGCGCGACCGTTGCGCCCGACTCGATCAAAGCGACGAGCGCGCCGGCTTTGGCCGCCTCGTTGTGCTCGTGGTAGCTGGTCAATTTGGTATGTATGTCATAGTAGCTGAGGAGCTTGCGTGTGTGCCGCGTATCCTCGGCGGCGATGTAGTCGGCCTCCTTAAGAATGCGAAGCGCGCGGAGGGTGATATCTTCGAGGTTTCCTATGGGTGTTGCGCAGATATAGAGCTTTCCATTCTCCCCAGACACCATAACTCCTTCATAGGCGACGCACTCTAAGGCGCATTATCCGACGCCGCTGCCGCTGCCTCGTCCGTTCCCAGATTATCGCTTATCCGCCCACGCAACGCAAGGAACGCCAGCGTCCAGAAGGTGCTCCCAAAGGCTTCGAAAAAGCCGTATGGGATTAGAGCCGCCAAGAAAAGGACCGCGGCGACCGACAGGGCGACGACGAGGCTCGTCCCGAAAAGCGCCTTGACCGCGAGTATTATAAGCGCGCCCAGTCCTCCCGCAAAGGCGATAAAGACGACCGTGAGGCCGAAGATGATGAGCCAAGTCAAAATCGCCGAGCCCAGTTCGCGCCTGAAGAGCGACGACGCTTGCTTGACCGCGGCAAAAGCCCGCGTCCCATCGATTACGATGAAGCGGTTGGCGAAGCGGCCTATGATGGCGAGTGCGATTCCCAAAGCGATGAAGATAAGTATGGCTAATGCGGTGGCGAAGACCAAAATAACGACTGTGGTGGTGGAGGCGGCGGTATTTTGCGTTACGGTCATGAAGAGGTAGATATCGGCTATGGCGACTATCGTAAGTATAAGCATAAAAGGAACCCAAAGGAGCAGCGCGGCGCCGAGAACCGGGATAGCCTTGCGGATGCCGACGCCGAGACCGCGGCCGAAACGCGCTCGCTTTCCCGCCGCCGCGTCCCCCGCCAGCCCGATGAGCGCGCCGGTGACGATTATATAGACGGCGACGCTAAAGACTATGAGAGCGACCAATCCGGCGAAAAGCATGATGAGCGTCTCCGCGGTCAGGCTGCCCGCAAAAGAATCGATACGCTCTTGAACCAGCTCGATATCCCGCTCATCGGCGGTAAAGTTGACGAAGTTGCCGGCACCGCCGGAGAGGCTCAGAAAAACACCGAACAACCATATTGTCTTGTTACGCCGGACCAATCCGGCGGCGCGTGACAGAAGCTTTCCGTACTCCACTCTCTTCAACCCCTTAAACGCGATGACTGCAGTGGATATTGGTCAAGCCTGAGCCTATCCCCTCCTTGGCGCCGGCCGGAGGTGCGTCTCCTTAATACTTTAGTAATACGCTTAACTTTATTATATTCGCTGCCTAGCAGGCATTTTACTCTAGCGTTACCAGCTCGTAGGCGCGCGTGCCGAGCCCGATTTCCTCGCCATACGCAAGCTGCGGACGCCAATCAATACCGCTGATACGCCCGAATTTGTCGGGGTCGTCGGCGCGCGTGAGCCGGCCCGCGATTCCCAACGTATCGTTGACCAGGTCGGCGCAGGCTTGGTCTATCGCGATAGGGTCGAGCGACGCCGCGACGCCGATATCGGGGACTATCGGTGTGTCGTTCCAGCCCCAGCAGTCGCAATCCGGGCTCACATCCATAACAAAATTAACGTATCCGACTTTACCGGGTTTATCTTTTACCGCCGCCCAGACGTACTCGACGATCTTCTCTTGAATGGTACGCGGCTCGGTCTTCCAGTTGACCATGATTGCTCCAAACGAGCAGGTCACCGTACATTCCCCGCAACCGATACACATCGCCGAATCTATCTTTGCCGTGTCGGTTACGGCGATGGCTCCGGTGGGGCACCACTCGACGCAATCCCCGCACGCGGTGCAAGTCTCCTCGTCGACCTTGGGCAAAACATCGGAGTGCATCATCTGTTTCGCGCTGCGACAGCCTAACCCCATTCCGACATTCTTGAGCGCTCCGCCGAAGCCGGTCAACTCATGCCCTTTAAAGTGAGTCAGCACGATCATGGCGTCCGCGTGGACGACCGCGCTCCCCAACTTGGCTTCTTTGAAATGTTTGCCGTCGATTTCAACGGCGGCATAGTCCTTTCCATTGAGGCCGTC
This window harbors:
- a CDS encoding DUF362 domain-containing protein; translation: MSKVYLSRFSGKHKSWLTKTEELFERAGFASLISPGEIVAVKVHFGERGNTAFLSPLYVRRIVDKVKAAGGKPFITDANTLYVGTRSNAVDHLTTALENGFSYATVGAPLVIADGLNGKDYAAVEIDGKHFKEAKLGSAVVHADAMIVLTHFKGHELTGFGGALKNVGMGLGCRSAKQMMHSDVLPKVDEETCTACGDCVEWCPTGAIAVTDTAKIDSAMCIGCGECTVTCSFGAIMVNWKTEPRTIQEKIVEYVWAAVKDKPGKVGYVNFVMDVSPDCDCWGWNDTPIVPDIGVAASLDPIAIDQACADLVNDTLGIAGRLTRADDPDKFGRISGIDWRPQLAYGEEIGLGTRAYELVTLE